In Candidatus Flexicrinis affinis, the following are encoded in one genomic region:
- a CDS encoding GntR family transcriptional regulator: MPSSVPPTNLPIQPVDPNSPVPLYHQVEIDLQMLIRSGALAPDDLLPPEVELSKLYGVGRQTIRMALSRLVAEKLIERRAGRGTMVLSEPDRKSFYLDRSFTRQMADLGMTASSQVLHAARGVVGANAPKDLRDSHGRPCFYLVRLRYGGDQPIGLQYTTVLTQRCADIDRFDFNTESLYSVLSSHYHLVIHSITHRITALAADESQADLLAVKPGDALLQVGCVAYLDDHEIIESSVSYYRTDKYEFTITEKP; encoded by the coding sequence ATGCCCAGTTCAGTCCCCCCGACAAACCTCCCCATTCAGCCCGTTGACCCCAACAGCCCGGTGCCGCTGTACCATCAGGTCGAAATCGACCTGCAGATGCTGATTCGTTCAGGCGCGCTTGCGCCGGATGACTTGCTGCCGCCGGAAGTCGAGCTGTCGAAGCTGTATGGCGTCGGCCGACAAACCATCCGTATGGCCCTCTCGCGCCTCGTCGCCGAGAAGCTGATCGAGCGTCGTGCCGGGCGCGGCACGATGGTGCTTTCCGAACCCGATCGCAAGAGTTTCTACCTTGATCGCAGCTTCACCCGTCAGATGGCCGACCTCGGCATGACCGCCAGCTCGCAAGTGCTGCACGCCGCCCGCGGCGTGGTCGGTGCGAACGCCCCTAAAGACCTGCGTGACAGCCATGGCCGCCCGTGCTTCTATCTGGTGCGCCTGCGCTACGGCGGCGACCAGCCTATCGGCTTGCAGTACACGACCGTGCTGACTCAGCGCTGCGCCGACATCGACCGCTTTGACTTCAATACCGAGTCGTTGTACAGCGTTCTGTCGAGCCACTATCACCTCGTGATTCACTCGATCACGCACCGCATCACCGCGCTTGCCGCCGACGAGTCGCAGGCCGACCTGCTGGCCGTTAAGCCCGGCGACGCGCTGCTGCAAGTCGGCTGTGTCGCCTATCTGGACGACCACGAGATCATCGAGTCGAGCGTGAGTTACTATCGGACGGACAAATACGAGTTCACGATCACCGAGAAGCCGTAA
- a CDS encoding ABC transporter permease, whose product MTLLRRLTRLNPALLALLLAIALFFAGGLINPDFVNTNQAINIVRLAAFLGIIAAGQTLVIISGGEGIDLSVGGVVTLAAILVFRFSGGEALGLIPAGALALGAGTLIGVINGLGVIAVGIPPLVMTLGMTGVIQGTILVVTQGQLIGSTPPIMSQLISQPLILGIPGVVFLWLALGGLMWLLLERTTYGKQLFAVGVNRTTARLSGVQVPRVVIATYAMSGMLSALGGVVLLGFTQTVFLNLGGEYLFPSIAAVVVGGTVLAGGKGSYWGTMSGALVLTLINSLLRAADLPEAYQLMILGGILLALLSIYGRQRRLRQ is encoded by the coding sequence ATGACTCTTCTGCGCCGACTCACGCGGCTGAACCCCGCCCTGCTCGCGCTGCTGCTGGCAATCGCGCTGTTCTTCGCCGGCGGGCTGATCAACCCGGATTTCGTCAACACCAATCAGGCCATCAACATTGTGCGCCTCGCGGCGTTCCTCGGCATCATCGCGGCCGGCCAAACACTGGTGATCATCAGCGGCGGCGAAGGCATCGACCTGTCCGTCGGCGGTGTCGTGACGCTGGCGGCGATCCTCGTCTTCCGCTTCTCCGGCGGCGAGGCGCTGGGGCTGATCCCCGCCGGTGCGCTGGCGCTCGGCGCTGGCACGCTCATCGGCGTGATCAACGGTTTGGGCGTGATCGCCGTCGGCATCCCGCCGCTCGTGATGACGCTCGGCATGACCGGCGTCATCCAAGGCACGATTCTGGTTGTCACGCAGGGGCAGCTCATCGGCTCGACACCGCCAATCATGTCGCAGTTGATTTCGCAGCCGCTGATTCTTGGCATCCCCGGCGTGGTGTTCTTGTGGCTGGCGCTCGGCGGATTGATGTGGCTCCTGCTCGAACGCACGACGTACGGAAAGCAGTTGTTCGCCGTCGGCGTCAACCGCACCACCGCGCGCCTCTCCGGCGTGCAGGTTCCGCGCGTCGTCATCGCCACCTACGCCATGAGCGGGATGCTGTCGGCGCTGGGCGGCGTGGTGCTGTTGGGATTCACGCAGACTGTGTTTCTCAACCTCGGCGGCGAATACCTGTTCCCGTCGATCGCGGCGGTGGTCGTCGGCGGTACGGTGCTGGCCGGCGGCAAGGGCAGCTATTGGGGCACGATGTCCGGCGCGCTGGTGCTGACGCTCATCAACAGCCTGCTGCGCGCGGCGGACCTCCCCGAAGCCTACCAGCTCATGATCCTCGGCGGTATCTTGCTCGCGCTGCTGTCGATCTATGGCCGACAGCGCCGCTTGCGACAATGA
- a CDS encoding aminopeptidase P family protein → MLTLTAEGCAVRRQRLCAVVEADLHILTNPHHIYYFSGVWLSPLSLGSNGAHALLIDRTSTCTLLTHNMMANQARAGFADEVAVYPSYSPEPPSLGSADLYGAYTDALNRYVEIHGAKTIGYERGLLPQGIAAERRIDLNATLLHMRRRKDADELALIRQAVIAVEAGHAALRAAVRPGITEIDAFMAAQDAITRAISGPVHMLGDFVSGPRAEHIGGPPTPRALLPGDVMIADIFPVIAGYRADFTATLAVGGTLSPVQQRLDDALHGALHAGEALLKAGTRAADVYHAVHRALDAHGFGAHFPHHAGHGLGLGHPEPPYFVPNSDEILVAGDVVTLEPGAYGSGFAGRIEHNYLVTETGAERLTNHLTHMVG, encoded by the coding sequence ATGCTGACACTCACCGCCGAGGGCTGCGCCGTGCGCCGCCAGCGCCTGTGCGCCGTCGTCGAGGCCGACCTGCACATCCTCACCAACCCGCATCACATCTACTATTTCAGCGGGGTTTGGCTCAGCCCGCTATCGCTTGGCTCGAACGGTGCGCACGCCCTGTTGATCGACCGCACCAGCACGTGCACGCTGCTCACCCATAACATGATGGCCAATCAGGCGCGCGCCGGGTTTGCCGACGAAGTCGCCGTCTACCCGTCGTACAGCCCCGAGCCGCCGAGCCTCGGCAGTGCCGACTTGTACGGCGCGTACACGGACGCGCTCAACCGGTACGTCGAAATCCACGGCGCCAAGACCATCGGTTACGAGCGCGGTTTGCTGCCGCAAGGGATCGCCGCCGAGCGCCGCATCGACCTCAACGCGACGCTTCTGCACATGCGCCGCCGTAAGGACGCCGACGAACTCGCGCTGATCCGCCAAGCCGTGATCGCCGTTGAGGCCGGTCATGCCGCCCTGCGCGCCGCCGTTCGCCCCGGCATCACCGAGATCGACGCGTTCATGGCCGCGCAGGATGCGATCACCCGGGCCATCTCCGGGCCGGTTCACATGCTCGGCGATTTCGTCAGCGGGCCGCGCGCCGAACACATCGGCGGGCCGCCGACCCCGCGCGCGCTGCTCCCCGGCGACGTGATGATCGCCGACATCTTCCCGGTCATCGCCGGCTATCGCGCCGACTTCACCGCCACCCTCGCGGTCGGCGGCACCCTTAGTCCCGTCCAGCAGCGCCTCGACGACGCCCTCCACGGCGCGCTCCACGCCGGCGAGGCGTTGCTCAAAGCCGGCACGCGCGCCGCAGACGTCTATCACGCCGTGCACCGCGCCCTCGATGCGCACGGATTCGGCGCGCACTTCCCCCACCACGCCGGGCACGGCCTCGGCCTCGGCCATCCCGAACCGCCGTACTTCGTCCCCAACAGCGACGAGATTCTCGTCGCCGGCGATGTCGTTACGCTCGAACCGGGCGCCTACGGCAGCGGGTTCGCCGGCCGCATCGAACACAATTACCTCGTCACCGAAACCGGCGCCGAACGCCTCACCAACCACCTCACCCACATGGTCGGGTGA
- a CDS encoding Gfo/Idh/MocA family oxidoreductase — MHKVTMLGTGLIGLFYTMTIHGNRSRDKVEVVYSRSDERGSKFAKDWNIPRYTTDLRKAIEDPDTDTVVVGLPNNLHEEACIMAAQAGKNVLCTKPLARTAAEAKRILDAVEKAGVFHGYLEDLVYTPKTLKALNSVANGALGKVLWARSRETHPGPHSSWFWDKEMSGGGAIIDLGCHCVEIARVFIGKDIRPVEVMCWADTQVHPIDAEDHAIGLVRYANGAIGQFEVSWTFRGGMDLRDEITGTEGTIWLNHWLRTGIEMFTAVGEGGYVSEKAEGNTGWLFPVGDEVGGLGYTEMFNDMFNSIDRGEKPKEDFYDGYVVNAILDAAYKSAASKQWEPVQLEVWRGKEDVESEMFMTDYDADHFLIKEEKMPDGRLKVMLKEKVGGKIVQKVIEAG; from the coding sequence ATGCACAAGGTGACGATGTTAGGCACAGGCCTGATCGGTCTGTTCTATACGATGACCATTCACGGCAACCGCAGCCGGGACAAGGTTGAGGTCGTGTATTCGCGCAGCGACGAGCGCGGCAGCAAGTTCGCCAAGGACTGGAACATCCCGCGCTACACGACCGACCTGCGCAAGGCGATTGAGGACCCAGACACGGATACGGTGGTGGTCGGCCTGCCGAACAACCTGCACGAGGAAGCGTGCATCATGGCGGCGCAGGCCGGCAAGAACGTGTTGTGCACCAAGCCGCTGGCGCGCACCGCGGCTGAAGCTAAGCGCATCCTCGACGCGGTCGAGAAGGCCGGTGTGTTCCACGGTTATCTGGAAGACCTCGTATACACGCCCAAGACGCTCAAGGCGCTGAATTCGGTCGCCAACGGCGCGCTCGGCAAGGTGCTGTGGGCGCGCTCGCGCGAGACACACCCCGGCCCGCACAGCTCGTGGTTCTGGGACAAGGAGATGTCCGGCGGCGGCGCGATCATCGATCTGGGCTGTCACTGCGTCGAAATCGCGCGCGTGTTCATCGGCAAGGACATCCGGCCCGTCGAGGTGATGTGCTGGGCGGATACGCAGGTGCACCCGATCGACGCGGAAGACCACGCGATCGGCCTCGTGCGCTATGCCAACGGCGCGATCGGCCAGTTCGAAGTGAGCTGGACGTTCCGAGGCGGCATGGACCTGCGTGACGAGATCACCGGCACCGAAGGTACGATCTGGTTGAACCACTGGCTGCGCACCGGCATCGAGATGTTCACGGCGGTCGGCGAAGGCGGCTACGTGTCCGAGAAGGCCGAGGGCAATACAGGTTGGCTGTTCCCGGTCGGTGACGAGGTCGGCGGGCTGGGCTACACCGAGATGTTCAACGACATGTTCAACAGCATCGACCGCGGCGAGAAGCCCAAGGAAGATTTCTACGACGGATACGTGGTCAACGCGATCCTCGATGCCGCCTACAAGAGCGCCGCGAGCAAGCAGTGGGAGCCGGTGCAGCTCGAGGTGTGGCGCGGCAAGGAGGACGTCGAGTCGGAGATGTTCATGACCGACTACGACGCCGACCACTTCCTCATCAAGGAGGAGAAGATGCCGGACGGACGGCTCAAGGTCATGCTCAAGGAGAAGGTCGGCGGCAAGATCGTCCAGAAGGTGATCGAAGCGGGCTAA
- a CDS encoding NAD(P)-dependent oxidoreductase produces MRVLLTGATGFVGRALFVALGSAHAVVPAARSVDSARGLRLDLADPDACDAALSDLVPCEVIVHAAAHIAMTPFDPAVVRVNALGAQTVARWAETWGAYVVYLSSIQVIGTPHHHPITEDHPTHPRTTYHAAKLFGEHVVLNTARACALRLTAPVGVDMPANRILPVFARRAAAGEPLTIAGEGGRRQDYVHVDDIADAVARCIAQKPTGVFNLGSGISISNRELAERCIALTGSRSHVTYSGQPDPEEANHWDVSIDKARAAFGYAPHGDLDALIQTLASH; encoded by the coding sequence ATGCGCGTTCTGCTGACCGGCGCCACCGGTTTCGTCGGCAGGGCGCTGTTCGTCGCGCTCGGGTCAGCGCATGCGGTCGTGCCGGCAGCGCGCTCGGTCGATTCGGCGCGAGGCTTACGCCTCGACCTCGCCGATCCGGACGCCTGCGACGCGGCGCTGTCCGACCTCGTCCCCTGCGAGGTCATCGTCCACGCCGCCGCGCATATCGCCATGACGCCGTTCGATCCGGCCGTCGTGCGGGTCAACGCGCTCGGCGCGCAGACCGTCGCCCGCTGGGCGGAAACGTGGGGCGCGTACGTCGTATACCTGTCGAGCATTCAAGTCATCGGAACGCCGCACCACCACCCGATCACCGAAGATCACCCGACCCACCCGCGCACGACTTATCACGCTGCCAAGCTGTTCGGCGAACACGTTGTCCTCAACACCGCGCGGGCCTGCGCGCTCCGGCTCACCGCGCCGGTCGGCGTCGACATGCCGGCCAACCGGATCCTGCCTGTGTTTGCGCGCCGCGCCGCCGCAGGCGAACCGTTGACGATCGCGGGCGAAGGCGGCAGGCGGCAGGATTATGTACACGTCGATGACATCGCCGACGCCGTGGCGCGCTGCATCGCGCAGAAACCCACCGGTGTGTTCAACCTCGGCTCCGGCATCAGCATCAGCAACCGCGAACTGGCCGAGCGATGCATCGCCTTGACCGGCTCACGCTCGCACGTCACGTACAGCGGGCAGCCCGACCCCGAAGAAGCCAACCACTGGGACGTCAGCATCGACAAGGCGCGCGCCGCTTTCGGCTACGCTCCCCACGGCGACCTCGACGCGCTGATTCAAACCCTCGCTTCACACTAG
- a CDS encoding sugar ABC transporter ATP-binding protein, whose protein sequence is MSVSLSAKQVVKRYGGVVALADGNLDVKAGEVLALLGANGSGKSTLSKIITGVVAPNEGQLHLDGKQIAFNSPSDARKVGIAAVYQELSLIPDMTVMENIWLTHEPRTLWWVDKAAMRRNTRDLLALFDGTNSAGLIPDALVKDLPPDERQIVEICKALSHEPRLIILDEATASLDSQQVQRLHELVQGWKARGMAIVFVSHRMEEIRLFADRATVLRNGRSVGTRDLADTTDQELVELMIEGAVQLGERAHAPLPNDAPVRLKVSGLRAGRLRDISFEVRDGELLGIGGLHGQGQSELLLALFGAMPFNGSVVLSGETVHFRHPRQAMARDVAFVPGDRATEGLLLSRSILENLHLPSWTKFGTPLKMDRARAEARSSAEEMQLIAESLDAPASSLSGGNAQKVVIGKWLLRSPKLLLLNDPTKGVDVGAKGEFYHLLDRLRQSGTAIIFYSSDDDELLGLCDRVLVFHDGRLTAELAGDQVTRANLITASMGGRPAVQPQQ, encoded by the coding sequence GTGTCGGTCTCCCTTTCCGCCAAGCAGGTCGTCAAGCGCTACGGCGGCGTCGTCGCCCTTGCCGACGGCAACCTCGACGTCAAAGCCGGCGAAGTGCTCGCCCTGCTTGGCGCGAACGGGAGCGGCAAAAGCACGTTGAGCAAGATCATCACAGGTGTAGTTGCCCCCAACGAGGGGCAGCTGCACCTGGATGGCAAGCAGATCGCGTTCAACTCGCCCAGCGACGCGCGCAAGGTCGGCATCGCCGCGGTGTATCAGGAACTCAGCCTGATCCCCGACATGACGGTGATGGAGAACATCTGGCTCACGCATGAGCCGCGCACGCTGTGGTGGGTCGACAAGGCGGCGATGCGCCGCAACACGCGCGATCTGCTGGCGCTGTTCGACGGTACGAACAGCGCCGGCTTGATCCCCGACGCGCTGGTCAAAGACCTGCCCCCCGACGAACGCCAAATCGTAGAAATCTGCAAGGCGCTCAGCCATGAGCCGCGCCTGATCATCCTCGATGAAGCGACCGCCAGCCTCGACTCGCAGCAGGTGCAGCGCCTGCACGAGCTGGTGCAGGGCTGGAAGGCGCGCGGCATGGCGATCGTGTTCGTGTCGCACCGCATGGAGGAAATCCGGCTGTTCGCCGACCGTGCGACGGTGCTGCGCAACGGGCGCAGCGTCGGCACGCGCGACCTTGCGGACACGACCGATCAGGAACTGGTCGAGCTGATGATCGAGGGGGCGGTGCAGCTCGGTGAGCGCGCTCATGCCCCGCTGCCGAATGACGCCCCGGTGCGCCTCAAGGTCTCTGGACTGCGGGCTGGGCGGCTTCGCGACATCAGCTTCGAGGTGCGCGACGGCGAACTGCTGGGCATCGGCGGCCTGCACGGGCAGGGCCAAAGCGAGCTGCTGCTGGCGCTGTTCGGGGCTATGCCGTTCAACGGGTCGGTCGTGCTGTCCGGCGAAACGGTACACTTCCGGCATCCGCGGCAGGCCATGGCGCGCGACGTCGCGTTCGTGCCGGGCGATCGCGCCACCGAGGGTCTGCTGCTCAGCCGATCGATCCTCGAGAACCTGCATCTGCCCTCGTGGACCAAGTTCGGCACGCCGCTCAAGATGGACCGCGCGCGGGCGGAAGCCCGCAGCAGCGCCGAGGAAATGCAGTTGATCGCAGAGTCTCTCGATGCGCCAGCCAGCAGCCTGAGCGGCGGCAACGCGCAGAAGGTCGTAATCGGCAAGTGGCTGCTGCGCTCGCCCAAGCTGCTGCTGCTCAACGACCCGACCAAAGGCGTCGATGTCGGCGCCAAAGGCGAGTTCTATCATTTGCTGGACAGGCTGCGTCAGTCCGGCACCGCAATTATCTTTTACAGCAGTGATGACGACGAACTGCTCGGCTTGTGCGACCGGGTGCTGGTGTTCCACGATGGCCGCTTGACCGCCGAACTCGCCGGCGATCAAGTCACGCGCGCCAATCTGATCACGGCCAGCATGGGCGGGCGCCCTGCCGTTCAGCCGCAGCAGTGA
- a CDS encoding SIS domain-containing protein, whose amino-acid sequence MNGFLSEIGEQPAVLRATCDALPAQMGGVRELSDQLRSGPIRRVILSGMGASFFATHPAQQMLIRLGLVAHCVEASDLLHYQQGLFDARTMLVLVSQSGHSVEIVKLLDLLAKRVPILGISNSDDSPLAQRSTVHVRIHAGAEATVSSKTYTCTLAALHAVARVLAGSTPDIAALTAAADAIEAGLPVWNSAAGAMVEQMNDAQSILVLGRGASLASALTGALVVKESAKFPAEGMNAAQVRHGPIEMVDERIGAVLFAGSDPQRALTLALANDLRGYGARVALVDHEPAPDGMLSVPLPAGLDPFVQPIAEIVPMQLFGAHLAAKRGFTPGVFRYSKKVTMAE is encoded by the coding sequence ATGAACGGATTCCTGAGCGAGATTGGCGAACAGCCGGCGGTGCTGCGAGCGACCTGCGACGCGCTGCCCGCGCAAATGGGCGGCGTGCGCGAGTTGTCCGATCAACTGCGCAGCGGCCCGATCCGGCGCGTGATCCTGAGCGGCATGGGCGCGTCGTTCTTCGCGACTCATCCCGCGCAGCAAATGTTGATTCGCCTCGGCTTGGTCGCGCACTGTGTCGAGGCCAGCGACCTGCTGCACTATCAGCAGGGGCTGTTCGACGCGCGCACGATGCTGGTGCTGGTGTCGCAGTCGGGCCATTCAGTCGAGATCGTCAAGCTGCTCGACCTGCTTGCCAAGCGCGTCCCCATTCTCGGCATTAGCAACAGCGACGATAGTCCGCTGGCGCAGCGCAGCACGGTCCATGTGCGCATCCACGCTGGCGCCGAGGCGACCGTCTCGTCCAAGACGTACACCTGCACGTTGGCCGCGCTGCATGCCGTCGCCCGCGTATTGGCCGGCAGCACGCCGGATATCGCCGCGTTGACCGCCGCGGCCGATGCCATCGAGGCGGGTCTGCCAGTGTGGAATTCGGCAGCAGGCGCGATGGTCGAGCAGATGAACGACGCCCAATCGATCCTCGTGCTGGGGCGCGGGGCGTCGCTGGCCTCGGCCCTGACCGGCGCGCTGGTCGTCAAAGAATCGGCCAAGTTCCCCGCCGAGGGCATGAACGCCGCGCAGGTGCGCCACGGCCCGATCGAGATGGTGGACGAGCGCATCGGCGCGGTGCTGTTCGCCGGGAGCGATCCGCAACGGGCGCTGACCCTCGCGCTGGCGAACGACCTGCGCGGATACGGCGCACGCGTGGCGCTCGTCGATCATGAGCCGGCCCCGGACGGGATGCTCAGTGTTCCGCTGCCCGCAGGCCTCGATCCATTCGTGCAGCCCATTGCCGAGATCGTGCCGATGCAGTTGTTCGGAGCACACCTCGCCGCCAAACGCGGCTTCACGCCCGGCGTGTTCCGCTATTCCAAAAAGGTCACCATGGCAGAATGA
- a CDS encoding ABC transporter permease: protein MLADTPAPPDATSPPASVLQAVRRFVSKNPFVVALLLLIVTALINRALQDNLFDLRSLNRNLRTFLPAIILAVGQTIVIIGGGVDLSVGAMVSMINAILTVLITQESTGPEIVGALMVGAGAGIAAGAINGFAVAYLRLQPIVTTYATSFLFAGLALLILPRPGGDISDSLQDLYRSTPLDIPFAVYVIGGLIVIWLILRSTRWAQFLYATGGKAEAAYTTGVPVNRIRFSTYVLCGLFAAAAALAYTMLTGSGSPRSGDEMTLPTVVAVVLGGTRLAGGQGGVIGTIIGVVILRLFGNIVSFANVPSWWQTLVNALIILVALAAPGIIRAIQARRSGR from the coding sequence ATGCTGGCAGACACACCAGCGCCACCGGATGCAACCAGCCCGCCCGCAAGCGTGCTGCAGGCCGTCCGGCGCTTCGTTTCGAAGAATCCGTTTGTCGTTGCGCTGCTGCTGCTGATCGTCACGGCGCTCATCAACCGGGCGCTGCAGGACAACCTGTTCGACCTGCGCAGCCTCAACCGCAACCTGCGCACTTTCCTGCCGGCCATCATCCTCGCCGTCGGCCAGACGATCGTGATCATCGGCGGTGGCGTCGACCTATCCGTCGGCGCGATGGTGTCGATGATCAACGCGATCCTCACCGTGCTGATCACGCAGGAGAGCACCGGGCCGGAGATCGTCGGCGCACTGATGGTCGGCGCCGGGGCAGGGATCGCGGCAGGGGCGATCAACGGCTTCGCCGTCGCCTATTTGCGCCTGCAGCCGATCGTCACGACATATGCCACGAGCTTCTTATTCGCCGGACTTGCACTGTTGATCTTGCCGAGGCCGGGCGGCGATATTTCCGATTCGCTGCAAGACCTGTACCGTTCGACCCCGCTCGACATCCCGTTCGCGGTGTACGTGATCGGCGGGCTGATCGTGATCTGGTTGATCCTGCGCTCGACGCGTTGGGCCCAGTTCCTGTACGCCACTGGCGGCAAGGCCGAGGCCGCGTATACGACCGGCGTGCCGGTCAACCGCATTCGCTTCTCGACCTACGTGCTGTGCGGTCTGTTCGCGGCAGCGGCGGCGTTGGCCTACACCATGCTGACCGGCAGCGGCAGCCCCCGCAGCGGCGATGAAATGACCCTTCCGACGGTCGTCGCCGTCGTGCTGGGAGGCACGCGGCTTGCGGGCGGGCAGGGCGGCGTGATCGGTACGATCATCGGCGTCGTCATCCTCAGGCTGTTCGGGAACATCGTCTCGTTTGCAAACGTCCCCTCGTGGTGGCAGACGCTGGTCAACGCGCTGATCATCCTCGTGGCGCTGGCCGCGCCGGGCATCATCCGCGCAATTCAGGCGCGAAGGAGCGGCCGATGA
- a CDS encoding substrate-binding domain-containing protein has product MRSRTIVSFALVALVLSLTFGASAQIEDCGSWTIGVSNSFVGSEWRTQMVANIEQTAELFREAGCEMEVVVESADTDVPGQIQQIQNLLNRGVDAIIVNPGDVSGLNSALEEAVEEGVVVIAVDQEIGAEGVINVTINQKEWAMISAQWVAEKLGGEGRLVLIEGFVGHPANEARMEGVAEVLAEYPGIEVVGRETGSWDQATGQQVASDFLASVPDIDAIWTQDGMAMGALTAVNTAELESKPLVSGEARAGYLTMWNETLAENPDFESIGVVNPPGVGADGLRVAMEILLGGTPDESQFAGPFGNTFYVPIPYVIDSEHFAAFYEIYQDAPDSFTLDGLITQEQAASFMVDGEPALEVATLLPGWQVLDEEQLAALAELLESLAMMEEM; this is encoded by the coding sequence ATGCGTAGCAGAACCATCGTTTCTTTCGCACTCGTCGCGCTCGTGCTGTCGCTCACCTTCGGGGCCAGCGCGCAGATCGAGGATTGCGGCTCATGGACAATCGGCGTCTCCAACAGCTTCGTCGGAAGCGAATGGCGCACGCAGATGGTTGCCAACATCGAACAGACCGCCGAGCTGTTCCGCGAGGCCGGTTGTGAGATGGAAGTGGTCGTCGAGAGCGCCGACACGGACGTTCCCGGCCAGATTCAGCAGATTCAGAACCTGCTCAACCGCGGCGTCGACGCGATCATCGTCAACCCGGGTGACGTCTCCGGCTTGAACTCGGCGCTTGAGGAAGCGGTCGAGGAAGGCGTGGTCGTCATCGCGGTCGATCAGGAGATCGGCGCGGAAGGCGTGATCAACGTCACCATCAACCAGAAGGAATGGGCGATGATCAGCGCCCAATGGGTCGCCGAGAAGCTCGGCGGCGAAGGCCGTTTGGTGTTGATCGAAGGGTTCGTCGGCCATCCGGCCAATGAAGCCCGCATGGAAGGCGTCGCCGAAGTACTGGCCGAATACCCCGGCATCGAGGTCGTCGGCCGTGAGACCGGCAGTTGGGATCAGGCCACGGGCCAGCAGGTCGCCAGCGACTTCCTCGCCTCGGTGCCTGACATCGACGCGATCTGGACGCAGGACGGTATGGCGATGGGCGCGCTGACGGCCGTCAACACCGCCGAACTCGAGAGCAAGCCGCTCGTCTCCGGTGAGGCCCGCGCGGGCTACCTGACCATGTGGAACGAGACGCTGGCCGAGAACCCGGACTTCGAGTCCATCGGCGTGGTCAACCCGCCGGGCGTCGGCGCGGACGGTCTGCGCGTCGCCATGGAAATTCTGCTGGGCGGCACGCCGGATGAGAGCCAGTTCGCCGGCCCGTTCGGCAACACCTTCTACGTACCCATCCCGTACGTCATCGACAGCGAACACTTCGCCGCGTTCTACGAGATCTATCAGGATGCGCCGGACAGCTTCACGCTCGACGGCTTGATCACGCAGGAACAGGCGGCTTCGTTCATGGTTGACGGCGAGCCTGCGCTCGAGGTGGCGACCCTGCTGCCCGGTTGGCAGGTGCTGGACGAAGAGCAGCTTGCGGCGCTGGCCGAACTGCTCGAATCGCTGGCCATGATGGAAGAAATGTAA